A DNA window from Streptomyces sp. B21-083 contains the following coding sequences:
- a CDS encoding helix-turn-helix transcriptional regulator, with product MRTTLRTTVPGTGAGAGTRASTGPSSEPGRRVPVAVHAADPISRAGAVSQLRQHPVVELREEADSGPGVVALLVSETLDDATLSRLRRLVRSEGAKAVLVVGMLRENELLDVIECGVGAIVWRHEATGHRLAQAVLAAARGDGDLPSDLLGRLISQVGTLHRTAAGQPGAPTSGLAPREVDVLRLVAEGLDTGEIASKLSYSERTVKNVMHGLTTRLHLRNRAHAVAYALREGYI from the coding sequence TGCGCACCACACTCCGCACCACAGTCCCCGGCACGGGGGCCGGGGCCGGCACGAGGGCCAGTACTGGACCGTCGTCCGAACCCGGGCGCCGCGTACCCGTCGCCGTGCACGCGGCCGACCCGATCTCCCGCGCCGGCGCGGTCAGCCAGCTGCGACAGCACCCGGTGGTCGAACTCCGGGAGGAGGCCGACAGCGGACCCGGCGTCGTTGCCCTGCTGGTCAGTGAGACCCTCGACGACGCGACGCTGTCGCGGCTGCGCCGACTCGTCCGCAGCGAGGGCGCCAAGGCCGTCCTCGTGGTGGGCATGCTGCGCGAGAACGAACTCCTCGACGTCATCGAGTGCGGTGTCGGAGCCATCGTCTGGCGCCATGAGGCCACCGGACACCGGCTGGCGCAGGCCGTACTCGCTGCCGCCCGGGGTGACGGCGACCTGCCCTCCGACCTGCTCGGCCGGCTCATCAGCCAGGTGGGCACACTGCACCGCACGGCGGCCGGCCAGCCCGGTGCCCCCACCTCGGGCCTCGCGCCGCGCGAGGTCGATGTCCTGCGCCTCGTCGCCGAGGGGCTCGACACCGGGGAGATCGCCAGCAAGCTGTCCTACTCCGAGCGCACAGTCAAGAACGTGATGCATGGACTCACCACACGGCTGCATCTGCGCAACCGGGCGCATGCCGTGGCCTATGCCTTGCGCGAAGGCTACATCTGA